GGCTGGTGAAAACCCGGATGGAGATGCAGCGCGCACTGGACATGGGCGGCTATGGCCCGGCGGTGCCCGCCAAGGCGCTGGAACCCGGCGACCGGGGCCGCGCCGTTGTCGCCCTGCGCGACCGGCTGCACACGATGGGCTACATGGGGCGCAGCGCCTCTGCCGAATATGACGGCGCGCTGCAAAAGGCGGTGCAGGCGTTCCAGATCGACCATGGCCTTGCCGATGACGGTGTGGCGGGCGGTGCCACGATGCGGGAAATCAACACCCCGCTGGAACAGCGCCTGAAGTCCATCACCGTCGCGATGGAGCGGGAACGCTGGCTGAACCGTACGCGCGGTGATCGCCACGTGCTGGTGAACCTCACCGATTTCTCCGCCCGGATCGTCGATTTCGACCGTGTGACCTTCCAGACCCGCGCCGTCATCGGGTCCAAGCAATCGGGCCGTCGCACGCCGGAATTCTCCGACGTGATGGAGCATATGATCATCAACCCGACGTGGAATGTTCCGCGTTCCATCACCGTCAAGGAATACCTGCCGCTGCTGCGCCAGAACCCCCATGCGGTCAGCCACCTGCGCGTCGTCGACAGTCGCGGCCGGACGGTGCCGCGCGGCGCGGTCAACTTCGCCGGCTATAACGCCCGCAACTTCCCCTTTGACCTGAAACAGCCGCCTTCGAACACCAATGCCCTGGGGCTGGTGAAGTTCATGTTCCCCAATTCGAACAACATCTACCTGCACGACACCCCGGCCAAGAGCCTGTTCCAGCGTGAGGTCCGCGCCTTCTCCCACGGGTGCATCCGCCTGGCCGATCCGTTCGATTTCGCCTATGCGCTGCTGGCCGTGCAGGAGGACGATCCCAAGGGGCTGTTCCAGTCGATCCTGAACACCGGCCGCGAAACCAAGGTCGACCTGGACACGCCGATCCAGGTGCACCTGATCTATCGCACCGCCTTTACCGATGCGCAGGGCCGCACCAATTTCCGCGCCGACATCTATGGCCGTGACGCTCAGATCTGGGAGGCGCTGGACGCAGCGGGGGTTTCGCTGCACGCCATTCGCGGATAAGCCTGCCCGCACGTTTCAGCGGGGACCACATGACCTATAGCGTTCAACAGATTGCCGATGCCCTGGGCTGCGAAGCCCGGGGCGATGTGTCTCTGGCCATGGACAGCGTGGCCGAGCCGGCCGACGCCGCCGCCACCCAGCTGGCGCTGGCGATGAAGCCGGAATTCGCCGAAAGGCTGGGGCAGGGTGCCGCCCGTGCCGCGATGGTCTGGCAGGATGCCGATTGGCAGGACCTGGGGCTGGAGGCCGCCATCCTGGTGCCGCGTCCGCGCATGGCCATGGCGGGGATCACACGGATGATGGATGCCGGGCCGGGCTATGGAACGGGGATCCACCCCCAGGCCATCGTCGATCCCGGTGCGGATCTGGGCGCCGATGTGCATGTCGGCCCCTTCACCATCATCGCGGCCGGGGCGCGGATCGGCGCCGGATCGGTCATCGGACCGCAATGCTATATCGGACCGGACGCGGTGATCGGCGCGGGGGCCACGCTGCATGCGGGGGTGCGCATCGGCCCGCGTGTGCGGATCGGCGACCGCTTTGCCGCCCATGCCGGCGCGGCCATCGGGCAGGATGGGTTTTCCTTTGTCACCCCCGAGGAAAACGCGGTGGAGCAGGCCCGCGCCACGTTGGGCCATGCCGGCGACAGCAAGGCCCAGGCCTGGGTCCGCATCCATTCGCTGGGCGCCGTGGTGATCGGTGACGACGTCGAGATCGGGTGCAATTCCTGTGTCGATGCCGGCACGATCCGGC
This genomic window from Pseudooceanicola aestuarii contains:
- the lpxD gene encoding UDP-3-O-(3-hydroxymyristoyl)glucosamine N-acyltransferase — encoded protein: MTYSVQQIADALGCEARGDVSLAMDSVAEPADAAATQLALAMKPEFAERLGQGAARAAMVWQDADWQDLGLEAAILVPRPRMAMAGITRMMDAGPGYGTGIHPQAIVDPGADLGADVHVGPFTIIAAGARIGAGSVIGPQCYIGPDAVIGAGATLHAGVRIGPRVRIGDRFAAHAGAAIGQDGFSFVTPEENAVEQARATLGHAGDSKAQAWVRIHSLGAVVIGDDVEIGCNSCVDAGTIRPTRIGNGTKIDNLCHVAHNCIVGNDCLFAAMVGIAGSTTIGNNVVFGGQVGVTDNTTVGDGVVAGGASVILSKVPAGRVILGYPATKMETHLDGYKALRRLPRLFAQVAELQKAVFKSGEKD
- a CDS encoding L,D-transpeptidase family protein, with product MISKLFSARAMTLLCQAGAVAVTLGTASPAQAQVTALKQAVAEAASRDRQLAAFYRERDFAPIFTAEGEEGLARRRALLAAMEMAPAHALPAGQYNANRLMALLKSGAANPREMGFLDVELTRLYLDFAVDVQTGILTPSKVNSEIVRKVPLRDKSQYLHGITSADPVGFVRALPPANAEYVRLVKTRMEMQRALDMGGYGPAVPAKALEPGDRGRAVVALRDRLHTMGYMGRSASAEYDGALQKAVQAFQIDHGLADDGVAGGATMREINTPLEQRLKSITVAMERERWLNRTRGDRHVLVNLTDFSARIVDFDRVTFQTRAVIGSKQSGRRTPEFSDVMEHMIINPTWNVPRSITVKEYLPLLRQNPHAVSHLRVVDSRGRTVPRGAVNFAGYNARNFPFDLKQPPSNTNALGLVKFMFPNSNNIYLHDTPAKSLFQREVRAFSHGCIRLADPFDFAYALLAVQEDDPKGLFQSILNTGRETKVDLDTPIQVHLIYRTAFTDAQGRTNFRADIYGRDAQIWEALDAAGVSLHAIRG